CCGCTGCTCTTCGAGAGTAGCGCTTCCGGGGCCGCTCACTGGTAGTCCTCGAGGTTGATGTCGAGCAGCGGCGCGAGGTCGCGCACCGCGTCGTAGTCCGCGTCAGTGACCTCTTCGAAGCCGGTGGCGTCGAAGGGTTCGAGCACGGCCGGATCCTCGAGCTCCAGGAACGCCGCGCGCAGCTTCCCCTTGACGTCCTCCGGAAGATTCGACTGCATCGTCCACGGATAGTTGGCGTAGGGCTCGGACTCCTGGACCTTCACAACCTTCTCGGAGTCGATGACGCCCTCCTCGACCATGCGCTCGTAGATGGGCAGGCTCATGCCACCGGCATCGGCGTTGGCATTCTGCACTGCGAGGGCGACTGCGTCGTGAGACCCGACGTGCTGCTCCTCGTAGTCGCCCTGGTCGACGCGCAGGTCGGCCTCTTCAGCGAGCATGGCCTTGGGGATCAGGTGGCTGGACGTGCTCGCCTGGTCTCCCCAGGCCACGGTCCTGCCGGCGACGTCGGCGAGGCTCTCGATTCCCGCGTCGGCATTGGCGATGAACACCGACTGGTACGTCGGGTCCTCGCCGTCGACTTCCTGCAGGGCCGCGAAG
The window above is part of the Brevibacterium spongiae genome. Proteins encoded here:
- the phnD gene encoding phosphate/phosphite/phosphonate ABC transporter substrate-binding protein encodes the protein FAALQEVDGEDPTYQSVFIANADAGIESLADVAGRTVAWGDQASTSSHLIPKAMLAEEADLRVDQGDYEEQHVGSHDAVALAVQNANADAGGMSLPIYERMVEEGVIDSEKVVKVQESEPYANYPWTMQSNLPEDVKGKLRAAFLELEDPAVLEPFDATGFEEVTDADYDAVRDLAPLLDINLEDYQ